The nucleotide sequence GCTTCCACGTCTTCTTTTCCGTACTTTTTATAGTTGCCGGAGCCAAGCCACGAGGCGGTAAAGTCCTGAAGCCAAGGCCTTGAGACGGGACTGTTTTTCAGCTCTGCCAGCTTTTTCTTTTCGAGCTTCGCATATTCTGTAATCAGCTCATAAGGTTTCAGATCGGGTTTTTCTATGCCGAAATAGGCCGTCCAGTGGCTCGGATAAATCATAGAGGAGATGACATCTACATGGCTTGAAATTTTCGAGAAGTTCTGCCCGATGCCCGGCGCTTCCGGAAGGGTTGCTGTATATCCGAAAATATCAACAGAAACCTTGACGCCATATGGCTTCAGCTTTTCTTTTGCATAGGCTACAAAGTCCGTTACCGCTGTTACCCTTTTTTGAACATTATCCTGTTTTAACTGACCATATTTTCCCTGGCTGTACGTAAGGGCTGCATCTTTGTTTTCAAACCCTTCCGGAAACCGGACATAATCAAACTGTATTTCCTGGAAGCCTAATTTAGCTGCCTCAATGGCGATATTCACATTATAGTCCCATACTTCCTTCATAAAAGGATTAACAAATGATTCGCCCCTGCCGTTTTTCCATACGCTGCTGCCGTCCTGAAACGACCACTCGGGCTTCTGCTGCGCAAGTACAGAATCTTTAAATACAACGACTCTCGCAATCGGATAAATGTTCTTCTTCTGAAGCTGTTCAAGTATGGCCCGCGGATCTTTTATGTATTGTTTACTGATCCCGAAATAAGGCGACTTTTTTTCAGGCATATAGGTCAGGTTTCCAAAATCATCTTTCACATCGATAACCATAGCATTTAAATCTGTCTTATCAATCAGGTCTGTGAGCTGGCTGAACTTGCTGCCTCCTGCTGAATGGCCTGTCACATAAATCCCTCTAATTGCATCAGGGTACTGAAACACGAGGCCTGAATCAAACAGAAAACGGGGCATTTCTTCCGGAAGCTCTTTCAGCTGATGAACGATTTCTTTAGACTCATGAACGGATGCGGTTAAAACGGAATCCGCCTGTGCCTGATGTCCCCCTGCTAATACAGG is from Bacillus sp. FSL H8-0547 and encodes:
- a CDS encoding putative glycoside hydrolase; the encoded protein is MPVLAGGHQAQADSVLTASVHESKEIVHQLKELPEEMPRFLFDSGLVFQYPDAIRGIYVTGHSAGGSKFSQLTDLIDKTDLNAMVIDVKDDFGNLTYMPEKKSPYFGISKQYIKDPRAILEQLQKKNIYPIARVVVFKDSVLAQQKPEWSFQDGSSVWKNGRGESFVNPFMKEVWDYNVNIAIEAAKLGFQEIQFDYVRFPEGFENKDAALTYSQGKYGQLKQDNVQKRVTAVTDFVAYAKEKLKPYGVKVSVDIFGYTATLPEAPGIGQNFSKISSHVDVISSMIYPSHWTAYFGIEKPDLKPYELITEYAKLEKKKLAELKNSPVSRPWLQDFTASWLGSGNYKKYGKEDVEAQIRALQDQGIDEYLIWNAGNNYTKGVDYTP